In Streptomyces sp. NBC_01439, the following are encoded in one genomic region:
- a CDS encoding NAD-dependent epimerase/dehydratase family protein, which yields MRVLVTGGAGFIGSHIVAELIGRGHEPVVFDLVDNGRAGRDVRDPDAVAQALAGVDAVCHQAAKVGLGKEFGDAPGYVSANDLGTAVLLAEMARARVPRLLLAGSMVVYGEGRYECPAHGTVRPGPRAESDLRAGRFEPRCPVCGADLAPGLVTEDAPTDPRNVYATTKLAQEHLSSSWARATGGRVISLRYHNVYGPGMPRDTPYAGVAALFRSSLARGEAPRVFEDGGQRRDFVHVRDVAAANAVALDHLARGDAGAGPAGFTAYNVGSGDPRTVGDMAGALAAACGGPAPVVTGEYRLGDVRHITADSVRLRHELGWRPAVPFAEGMAELATGRAVPSRTGRERPGPSGF from the coding sequence ATGCGCGTACTTGTGACTGGAGGCGCGGGCTTCATCGGCTCGCACATCGTCGCCGAGCTGATCGGTCGTGGCCATGAGCCGGTGGTCTTCGACCTGGTGGACAACGGGCGGGCCGGGCGGGACGTTCGGGACCCGGATGCCGTGGCGCAGGCGCTGGCAGGCGTGGACGCGGTCTGTCACCAGGCGGCCAAGGTGGGGCTCGGGAAGGAGTTCGGGGACGCGCCCGGCTACGTGTCGGCCAACGACCTGGGGACCGCGGTGCTGCTGGCCGAGATGGCACGGGCGCGGGTGCCGCGGCTGCTGCTCGCCGGGTCGATGGTCGTCTACGGCGAGGGACGCTACGAGTGCCCCGCCCACGGCACGGTCCGGCCCGGCCCGCGCGCCGAGAGCGATCTGCGGGCCGGGCGGTTCGAGCCGCGCTGCCCGGTCTGCGGCGCCGACCTGGCGCCGGGGCTGGTCACGGAGGACGCCCCGACGGACCCCCGGAACGTCTACGCCACGACCAAGCTCGCCCAGGAACACCTCTCCTCCTCCTGGGCCCGGGCCACCGGTGGACGCGTCATCTCGCTGCGCTACCACAACGTCTACGGGCCGGGGATGCCCCGCGACACCCCGTACGCGGGGGTGGCCGCGCTGTTCAGGTCCTCGCTGGCGCGGGGCGAAGCGCCGCGCGTCTTCGAGGACGGCGGACAGCGCCGGGACTTCGTCCACGTGCGGGACGTGGCCGCGGCCAACGCGGTGGCGCTGGACCACCTGGCCCGGGGGGACGCGGGCGCCGGCCCCGCGGGCTTCACGGCGTACAACGTCGGCAGCGGTGACCCGCGGACCGTCGGCGACATGGCCGGGGCACTGGCCGCCGCCTGCGGCGGCCCGGCCCCGGTCGTCACCGGGGAGTACCGGCTCGGCGACGTCCGGCACATCACCGCCGACTCGGTGCGCCTGCGCCACGAACTGGGCTGGCGCCCGGCCGTCCCCTTCGCCGAGGGGATGGCCGAACTGGCCACGGGCCGGGCCGTTCCCTCCCGGACGGGGAGGGAACGGCCCGGCCCCAGCGGCTTCTAG
- a CDS encoding NAD(P)H-binding protein, which yields MDRFEHDETASPGERSCLLTVVSPRKDEGNSPTGIVGRCLARQLLATGRHVRVLAEPDQCDGWPGAVEVVEGSITRPLEYARAFDGVGSVFLAGARPSTVREALVLARDAGAAKVVLLSSHGPEYEEANPPETWYWLAIEKAVEGSGLAWTHIRPSAVMGAVIEGTYPATGSDWPDTVRADGVVREAFLDEGHYPFIHEEDLAAVAAAALTGDDHVGTVVEAVGPPLGTRARIRSIAAALGRDIGTVDLTPDDGRAVWRDLGWPEGAIDVTLHALEVYGARYAELLRWTLDQRPSVQDVIGRPPRTYDAWVSENIDSFR from the coding sequence ATGGACAGGTTCGAGCACGACGAGACGGCGTCGCCCGGCGAACGCAGTTGTCTGCTGACCGTCGTCAGCCCCCGCAAGGACGAGGGCAACAGTCCGACCGGGATCGTCGGCCGGTGCCTGGCGCGACAGCTGCTCGCCACGGGCCGGCACGTGCGGGTGCTGGCCGAACCCGACCAGTGCGACGGCTGGCCCGGGGCGGTCGAAGTCGTGGAAGGGTCCATCACCCGCCCCCTGGAGTACGCCCGGGCCTTCGACGGCGTCGGGTCCGTGTTCCTCGCCGGCGCCCGTCCGTCGACGGTCCGGGAAGCGCTCGTCCTCGCTCGGGACGCCGGCGCCGCGAAGGTCGTCCTGCTGTCGTCCCACGGGCCGGAGTACGAGGAGGCGAACCCGCCGGAGACCTGGTACTGGCTGGCGATCGAGAAGGCCGTGGAGGGTTCGGGCCTCGCCTGGACGCACATCCGGCCGTCGGCCGTGATGGGCGCCGTCATCGAGGGCACCTACCCGGCCACGGGATCGGACTGGCCCGACACCGTCCGGGCCGACGGGGTGGTCCGTGAGGCCTTCCTCGACGAGGGGCACTACCCCTTCATCCACGAGGAGGACCTCGCCGCAGTGGCGGCCGCCGCCTTGACCGGTGACGACCACGTCGGGACGGTCGTGGAGGCGGTGGGCCCACCACTGGGCACCCGTGCACGGATACGGAGCATCGCCGCGGCCCTCGGCCGGGACATCGGCACGGTCGATCTGACGCCCGACGACGGCCGGGCGGTCTGGCGCGACCTCGGCTGGCCCGAAGGCGCGATCGACGTGACGCTGCACGCGCTCGAGGTGTACGGCGCCCGGTACGCCGAGCTCCTCCGGTGGACGCTCGACCAGCGGCCGTCCGTACAGGACGTCATCGGCCGCCCACCGCGCACGTACGACGCATGGGTGAGCGAGAACATCGACTCGTTCCGCTGA
- a CDS encoding sensor histidine kinase, with translation MRDLLLIALYALLGAGAAGLLGAVALRMLRRRSVAVSLTIVAAVAVSAMLAGTLTVAWAMFLSSHDLAVVTTVVATAAVVSMATALLLGRQVVRRCRELVGAARVFGEEGTFAAPAVPAPAEFTALSRELARTSERLAASRERERALEASRRELVAWISHDLRTPLAGLRAMSEALEDGMAADPARYHRQIRTEVDRLNSMVGDLFELSRIHAGALSLTLTRMSLHDLVGDALAGTDALAREHGVRLVGEGVASLPVEVDGKEMTRVLSNLLVNAIRHTPSDGTVAIAAERRADSVVLSVTDACGGIPEEDLPRVFDTGWRGTPARTPPSGAGLGLAIVRGIVEAHAGRADVHNVSGGCRFELTLPAATG, from the coding sequence ATGCGTGACCTCCTGCTGATCGCCCTGTACGCGCTCCTCGGCGCGGGCGCCGCCGGACTGCTCGGGGCCGTGGCGCTGCGGATGCTGCGCCGGCGCAGCGTCGCCGTCTCCCTCACGATCGTCGCCGCGGTGGCAGTGTCCGCGATGCTCGCCGGGACGCTGACCGTGGCCTGGGCGATGTTCCTGTCCTCCCACGACCTGGCCGTCGTGACCACGGTCGTCGCGACGGCCGCGGTCGTGTCGATGGCCACCGCGCTGCTGCTGGGCCGTCAGGTCGTCCGGCGCTGCCGGGAACTCGTCGGCGCGGCGCGGGTCTTCGGGGAGGAGGGTACGTTCGCGGCACCGGCCGTGCCCGCTCCCGCCGAGTTCACGGCGCTGAGCCGCGAGCTGGCCCGCACCAGCGAACGGTTGGCCGCGTCCCGCGAGCGCGAGCGGGCCCTGGAGGCCTCCCGGCGCGAGCTCGTGGCCTGGATCTCGCACGATCTGCGCACTCCGCTGGCCGGGCTGCGCGCCATGTCGGAGGCGCTGGAGGACGGCATGGCGGCCGATCCCGCCCGGTACCACCGGCAGATCCGGACCGAGGTCGACCGGCTCAATTCCATGGTGGGCGACCTGTTCGAGCTCTCCCGCATCCACGCGGGAGCGCTGTCCCTCACCCTGACCCGGATGTCCCTCCACGACCTGGTGGGCGATGCCCTGGCCGGCACCGACGCGCTCGCCCGCGAGCACGGCGTGCGGCTGGTCGGCGAGGGGGTCGCCTCGCTTCCGGTGGAGGTGGACGGCAAGGAGATGACCCGGGTGCTGTCCAACCTCTTGGTCAACGCCATCCGCCACACTCCGTCCGACGGGACGGTCGCGATCGCCGCCGAACGCCGCGCGGACTCCGTGGTGCTCTCGGTCACCGACGCCTGTGGGGGCATCCCCGAGGAGGACCTGCCGCGCGTCTTCGACACGGGCTGGCGCGGCACCCCGGCCCGTACCCCTCCCTCGGGCGCGGGCTTGGGCCTCGCGATCGTCCGGGGGATCGTCGAGGCCCACGCCGGCCGCGCGGACGTCCACAACGTGTCCGGCGGCTGCCGCTTCGAACTGACCCTGCCGGCCGCGACCGGCTGA
- a CDS encoding response regulator transcription factor, whose amino-acid sequence MAVSDVESTNEGPGTAGTARAGAQGSVLVVDDDPTVSEVVAGYLERAGFAVRLAADGPTGLRAAEELRPDLMVLDLMLPGMDGLEVCRRLRAGEDGGRPVPVIMLTARGDEDDRILGLEVGADDYVTKPFSPRELVLRVRSVLRRAQAAAPAGTPQGGPEGGPRLAVAGLVLDPAARRVHKEGRELALTLREFDLLAYFLRHPGQVCDRERLMREVWGWDFGDLSTVTVHVRRLRGKIEDDPGNPQLIRTVWGAGYRFEPAPDTGAEHAFRTEDGHA is encoded by the coding sequence ATGGCAGTGAGCGATGTGGAGAGTACGAACGAGGGTCCCGGCACCGCAGGGACCGCCCGGGCCGGCGCCCAGGGCAGCGTTCTGGTCGTCGACGACGACCCGACCGTCTCGGAGGTCGTGGCCGGATACCTGGAGCGGGCCGGATTCGCAGTGCGCCTGGCGGCGGACGGCCCGACCGGCTTGCGCGCCGCCGAGGAGCTCCGCCCCGACCTGATGGTCCTCGACCTGATGCTCCCCGGGATGGACGGTCTGGAGGTCTGCCGCCGGCTGCGCGCCGGGGAGGACGGCGGCCGGCCCGTTCCCGTCATCATGCTCACCGCGCGCGGTGACGAGGACGACCGGATCCTGGGCCTGGAGGTGGGCGCGGACGACTACGTGACCAAGCCCTTCAGCCCGCGGGAGCTCGTGCTGCGGGTGCGCTCCGTACTGCGCCGGGCGCAGGCCGCTGCCCCGGCCGGTACTCCGCAGGGCGGTCCGGAGGGCGGTCCGCGTCTCGCGGTGGCCGGTCTGGTACTGGACCCGGCGGCCCGCCGGGTCCACAAGGAGGGCCGGGAGCTCGCGCTCACCCTGCGGGAGTTCGATCTCCTCGCGTACTTCCTGCGCCACCCCGGCCAGGTCTGCGACCGGGAGCGACTGATGCGGGAGGTCTGGGGCTGGGACTTCGGCGACCTGTCGACGGTCACCGTGCACGTCCGGCGGCTCCGCGGCAAGATCGAGGACGACCCGGGGAACCCGCAGCTGATCCGAACCGTCTGGGGTGCCGGATACCGCTTCGAGCCCGCCCCGGACACCGGGGCCGAGCACGCCTTCCGGACGGAGGACGGCCATGCGTGA
- a CDS encoding glycosyltransferase family 2 protein: protein MTSSACAPPRADLVLPCLDEAQALPWVLARVPDGWRAIVVDNGSTDGSAEIARSLGATVVHEDRRGFGAACHAGLLAARADLVCFCDCDASMDPGLLAAMAASVAAGQVDLLLGRRRPQGRGAWPVHARAGNLALARMLHRRTGLRLHDLGPMRVARREALLGLELTDRRSGYPLQMVVRAADAGWRVAETDVPYLPRSGKSKVTGTWRGTWQAVRDMRKVLAEPPGIRSAPTEGVRA, encoded by the coding sequence GTGACTTCATCAGCTTGTGCTCCGCCCCGCGCGGACCTCGTACTGCCGTGCCTCGACGAGGCACAGGCGCTGCCCTGGGTGCTGGCACGCGTGCCGGACGGGTGGCGCGCCATCGTCGTCGACAACGGTTCGACCGACGGCTCGGCGGAGATCGCCCGGAGCCTGGGCGCCACCGTCGTGCACGAAGACCGGCGCGGGTTCGGCGCCGCCTGCCACGCAGGGCTCCTCGCGGCCCGTGCCGACCTGGTCTGCTTCTGCGACTGCGACGCCTCCATGGACCCCGGCCTGCTCGCCGCCATGGCGGCGAGCGTCGCCGCGGGCCAGGTCGACCTGCTGCTCGGGCGGCGCCGCCCGCAGGGGCGCGGCGCCTGGCCCGTACACGCCCGGGCCGGGAACCTCGCGCTCGCGCGGATGCTGCACCGCCGTACCGGACTGCGGCTGCACGACCTCGGACCGATGCGGGTCGCGCGCCGCGAGGCGCTCCTCGGCCTGGAACTGACCGACCGGCGCAGCGGCTACCCGCTCCAGATGGTCGTACGGGCCGCCGACGCCGGCTGGCGCGTCGCCGAGACCGACGTCCCGTACCTGCCCCGCTCCGGGAAGTCCAAGGTCACCGGCACCTGGCGGGGCACCTGGCAGGCGGTGCGGGACATGCGCAAGGTGCTCGCAGAGCCCCCGGGCATCCGGTCCGCGCCCACCGAGGGGGTTCGCGCATGA
- a CDS encoding TIGR04282 family arsenosugar biosynthesis glycosyltransferase, whose product MSTLLVIAKAPVAGRVKTRLTPHFTPEQAARLARAALQDTLAAVLDAPARRRVLVLEGEPGSWLPDGIEVVPQCAGGLDARLAAAFARAAGPALLIGMDTPQVTPDLLARGLDFSEADAWFGPADDGGFWALGLAEPDPALLLGVPMSLPTTGELQRARLTASGRAVRDLPELCDVDTPADAARVAADVPGTRFAALHSGLRPVTR is encoded by the coding sequence ATGAGCACCCTCCTCGTCATCGCCAAGGCCCCCGTAGCCGGCCGGGTCAAGACCCGCCTCACCCCGCACTTCACCCCCGAGCAGGCCGCCCGGCTGGCGCGCGCCGCGCTCCAGGACACGCTGGCCGCCGTACTCGACGCCCCGGCCCGACGGCGCGTCCTCGTACTGGAGGGAGAGCCCGGCTCCTGGCTGCCGGACGGCATCGAGGTCGTGCCGCAGTGCGCCGGCGGGCTCGACGCCAGGCTGGCCGCGGCCTTCGCCCGGGCCGCCGGACCGGCCCTGCTCATCGGCATGGACACGCCGCAGGTCACCCCGGACCTGCTCGCCCGCGGCCTCGACTTCAGCGAGGCGGACGCCTGGTTCGGCCCCGCCGACGACGGCGGGTTCTGGGCGCTCGGCCTGGCCGAGCCCGATCCGGCCCTGCTCCTCGGCGTACCGATGTCCCTGCCGACCACGGGCGAGCTGCAGCGCGCCCGACTGACCGCCTCCGGGCGGGCGGTACGGGACCTGCCCGAGCTGTGCGACGTGGACACCCCGGCCGACGCGGCGCGGGTCGCCGCCGACGTGCCCGGTACCCGCTTCGCCGCCCTGCACTCGGGCCTGCGCCCGGTGACACGATGA
- a CDS encoding class I SAM-dependent methyltransferase, with protein MTAQLTEPALAWRADPYADALRAGQGPLYLRRSDGWLLPLEVERWCAEPDEADEGVLARCTGPVLDIGCGPGRLVATLAARGHRALGVDVTPEAVARTTRAGGSALCRSVFDPLPGEGRWGTVLLIDGNIGIGGDPAALLHRAAQLAAPDGSLLVEVTTADVDERVEVHVDDGRGGHGAPFWWARLGARALCGEAAEAGWTRSATWQAAGRSFVDLRR; from the coding sequence ATGACCGCCCAGCTCACCGAACCCGCCCTCGCCTGGCGGGCCGACCCCTATGCCGACGCGCTGCGCGCCGGCCAGGGCCCCCTCTACCTGCGGCGCTCGGACGGCTGGCTGCTGCCGCTGGAGGTGGAGCGGTGGTGCGCCGAACCGGACGAGGCGGACGAGGGCGTCCTCGCCCGCTGCACGGGACCCGTGCTGGACATCGGCTGCGGCCCCGGGCGCCTCGTCGCCACCCTGGCCGCACGCGGGCACCGGGCGCTGGGCGTGGACGTCACACCCGAGGCCGTGGCCCGTACGACGCGGGCCGGCGGCAGCGCCCTGTGCAGGTCGGTCTTCGATCCGCTGCCCGGCGAGGGACGCTGGGGCACGGTCCTGCTCATCGACGGCAACATCGGCATCGGCGGCGACCCGGCCGCACTGCTCCACCGCGCCGCCCAACTCGCCGCCCCGGACGGCTCCTTGCTGGTCGAGGTCACCACCGCCGACGTGGACGAACGCGTAGAGGTCCACGTCGATGACGGCCGCGGCGGCCACGGGGCGCCCTTCTGGTGGGCCCGGCTCGGCGCCCGCGCCCTGTGCGGCGAAGCCGCGGAAGCCGGCTGGACCCGGTCCGCCACCTGGCAGGCCGCGGGCCGCAGCTTCGTGGACCTGCGGCGCTGA
- a CDS encoding molybdopterin-dependent oxidoreductase: MRFTPPPNPPITFTARLHDARTATVIGRLLGLAVVVCFATGVLSHVLQHPPAWLVDRLPSRPYWGYRLSQGLHVASGIAAVPLLLAKLWTVYPRLFAWPPLRSVRHALERLSVAVLVAAAVFQLFTGLLNTFQWYPWPFSFVPVHYAVAWLLLGALLLHLAVQWPRIRDHFTRRSPGTLALPEADGPDRRQLLAAVAAGVGAVTLTTVGQSVTALGPLDLFAPRSPAHGPQGLPVNRTAAAARVTEASLADWRLTLAGPRPAVLTLAELRALPQHEVTLPIACVEGWSKSARWTGVRVRDLLERAGGGPDARCRVVSLEVAGAYRVMEMGRLYAQDPLTLLALRLNGEVLSLDHGYPARIIAPNRPGVLQTKWVGRLEVV; this comes from the coding sequence ATGCGCTTCACTCCGCCCCCGAACCCGCCGATCACCTTCACGGCACGGCTGCACGACGCCCGTACCGCGACGGTGATCGGCCGCCTGCTCGGGCTCGCCGTCGTCGTCTGTTTCGCCACCGGTGTGCTCAGCCATGTCCTCCAGCACCCGCCGGCGTGGCTCGTCGACCGGCTGCCGAGCCGCCCGTACTGGGGTTACCGGCTCAGCCAGGGCCTGCACGTGGCGTCGGGCATCGCCGCGGTCCCGCTGCTGCTGGCCAAGTTGTGGACGGTCTACCCGCGGCTCTTCGCGTGGCCGCCGCTGCGGTCCGTGCGGCACGCGCTGGAACGCCTCTCGGTGGCCGTGCTCGTCGCCGCCGCGGTCTTCCAGCTGTTCACCGGGCTGTTGAACACCTTCCAGTGGTACCCCTGGCCGTTCTCGTTCGTGCCCGTGCACTACGCCGTCGCCTGGCTGCTGCTGGGAGCGCTGCTGCTGCACCTCGCGGTTCAATGGCCGCGGATCCGTGACCACTTCACCCGCCGCTCCCCCGGCACCCTGGCGCTTCCCGAGGCCGACGGACCGGACCGGCGGCAGCTCCTGGCGGCCGTCGCGGCGGGGGTTGGCGCGGTCACGCTGACCACGGTCGGGCAGTCCGTCACCGCGCTCGGTCCGCTGGACCTGTTCGCTCCGCGCAGCCCGGCCCACGGTCCGCAGGGGCTGCCGGTGAACCGTACGGCCGCCGCGGCGCGCGTCACGGAGGCCTCGCTGGCCGACTGGCGGTTGACCCTGGCCGGACCGCGGCCGGCCGTCCTCACCCTGGCGGAGCTGCGCGCGCTCCCGCAGCACGAGGTGACCCTGCCCATCGCCTGTGTGGAGGGCTGGAGCAAGTCCGCCCGGTGGACGGGGGTGCGGGTGCGGGACCTGCTCGAGCGGGCCGGAGGGGGGCCGGACGCACGCTGCCGGGTGGTGTCGTTGGAAGTGGCGGGCGCGTACCGGGTGATGGAGATGGGCCGCCTGTACGCGCAGGACCCGCTCACCCTGCTGGCGCTGCGCCTGAACGGCGAGGTGCTGTCCCTGGACCACGGCTACCCGGCACGGATCATCGCCCCGAACCGGCCGGGCGTGCTCCAGACCAAGTGGGTCGGACGACTGGAGGTGGTGTGA
- a CDS encoding glycosyltransferase 87 family protein has protein sequence MKPPTAPTLPPLPAVPPLPAVPTAVAALAALTAALVLTVHHDGYFTDAAGLFLRYAACWVLFALALLALRRVPTDRVVPLLLAGTLAVTATGLVAPPRTSTDSYRYAWDGRVQSAGISPYDHAPQDPAPARLRDPWLFPTGAACAGPDRAPIPGGGPVPHCTRINRPAVHTIYPPVAEAYFLAVDQLSPHGARHKPLQIGAGLLSLGVSGALLLILRRRGQDLRRAAYWAWCPAVPIEAVNNAHVDVLGVLLAVTGLGLVAERGLRRRAAGGLVLGAAVATKLMPAVVLPGALSGVRRIRDAAAVLVPAAAFTLLSYLPYVLLSHDSVLGYLGGYVDEEGYDDPSAGSRYALLRLALPDSWTLPVLLAAMTGVSLYVMLRGDPGRPWSGALLVTGWAFALLTPGYSWYALLLIALVALDGRWEWLGLALAGAAVYLLAPVFGHRPALSATAYGAAALVIVVAAVLRRRWETGRPGAGPRPETAGGGQRPFDDRIRNS, from the coding sequence GTGAAACCGCCCACCGCCCCGACCCTTCCGCCCCTCCCGGCCGTCCCGCCACTCCCGGCCGTCCCGACCGCAGTCGCGGCCCTCGCCGCCCTGACCGCCGCCCTCGTCCTCACCGTCCACCACGACGGCTACTTCACCGACGCCGCGGGGCTGTTCCTCCGGTACGCGGCCTGCTGGGTGCTGTTCGCCCTCGCCCTGCTCGCCCTGCGCAGGGTCCCTACCGACCGCGTCGTGCCGCTGCTCCTCGCCGGGACCCTCGCCGTCACCGCCACCGGGCTGGTGGCCCCGCCCCGTACCAGCACCGACTCCTACCGCTACGCCTGGGACGGGCGGGTCCAGTCGGCCGGCATCTCCCCGTACGACCACGCCCCGCAGGATCCGGCACCGGCCCGGCTGCGCGACCCCTGGCTCTTCCCCACGGGCGCCGCCTGCGCGGGCCCGGACCGCGCCCCGATTCCCGGCGGCGGCCCCGTCCCCCACTGCACCCGCATCAACCGGCCCGCCGTGCACACCATCTACCCGCCCGTCGCCGAGGCGTACTTCCTGGCGGTCGACCAGCTCTCCCCGCACGGAGCCCGGCACAAGCCGCTCCAGATCGGCGCCGGCCTCCTCTCCCTCGGCGTGAGCGGCGCGCTGCTCCTGATCCTGCGCCGCCGGGGCCAGGACCTGCGCCGGGCCGCGTACTGGGCCTGGTGCCCCGCCGTACCGATCGAAGCCGTGAACAACGCGCACGTGGACGTCCTCGGCGTGCTGCTCGCCGTGACCGGCCTCGGTCTCGTCGCGGAGCGCGGCCTGCGCCGCCGGGCCGCGGGAGGCCTGGTCCTCGGCGCCGCCGTCGCCACCAAACTCATGCCCGCCGTCGTCCTGCCGGGCGCGCTCTCCGGGGTGCGCCGGATCCGCGACGCGGCCGCCGTCCTGGTCCCCGCCGCCGCCTTCACCCTGCTCTCCTACCTGCCCTACGTGCTGCTCTCGCACGACTCCGTCCTCGGCTACCTCGGCGGCTACGTGGACGAGGAGGGCTACGACGACCCCTCCGCCGGCTCCCGCTACGCCCTGCTCCGCCTCGCCCTGCCCGACAGCTGGACGCTCCCGGTGCTCCTGGCCGCCATGACGGGCGTGTCCCTGTACGTGATGCTGCGCGGCGACCCCGGGCGGCCGTGGAGCGGCGCCCTCCTGGTCACCGGGTGGGCCTTTGCGCTCCTCACCCCCGGCTACTCCTGGTACGCCCTGCTCCTGATCGCCCTCGTGGCCCTGGACGGACGCTGGGAATGGCTCGGCCTCGCCCTCGCGGGCGCGGCCGTCTACCTCCTCGCACCGGTCTTCGGCCACCGGCCGGCGCTGAGCGCGACCGCCTACGGCGCCGCGGCCCTCGTGATCGTGGTGGCCGCGGTGCTCCGGCGGCGGTGGGAAACCGGCCGGCCCGGCGCCGGGCCGCGCCCCGAGACCGCCGGGGGCGGGCAGCGACCGTTCGACGACCGGATCAGGAACTCGTGA